One part of the Ignavibacteria bacterium genome encodes these proteins:
- a CDS encoding DUF748 domain-containing protein, with protein MSILSKISRTTLIVVIVIVVLLVALRIALPHIIKYEVNKKLNELPDYTGHIDDVDLHIYRGAYAINGVEIKKRNGKVAVPFFSAGTMEFSVEWKQLFRGHLVAKVYIYHPMVNFVQGPTKEQSQTTADSRWQDKVKDLFPLKINTFKIDDGEIHFRNPYSDPKVDVYISNLQVLATNLTNSLKVAKTLASDVNASGNVMGTGRFKVGVKLDPFRKDPTFDLDMQVTTVPLVKLNDFLKAYAKFDVHKGTFSMYSEVVARDGKYEGYLKPLLKDVEVVKWKEDIKKPFFELVWKVVVGAVKDIFTNPPKEQVATRVPFSGSFEKTEVGIWTTIWELIKNAFIQALMPGLDRTISMKDVSSKK; from the coding sequence ACATAATAAAGTACGAGGTGAATAAAAAATTAAACGAGCTTCCCGATTATACGGGGCATATTGACGACGTGGACCTGCATATATACCGCGGGGCATATGCAATTAACGGGGTGGAAATTAAGAAAAGGAACGGAAAAGTAGCGGTCCCTTTCTTTTCGGCGGGAACAATGGAGTTCAGCGTGGAATGGAAACAGCTCTTTCGCGGCCATCTGGTTGCAAAAGTATATATATACCACCCGATGGTTAACTTTGTACAGGGACCCACCAAAGAACAGAGCCAGACAACAGCCGACAGCAGATGGCAGGATAAGGTTAAGGACCTCTTCCCCCTTAAAATAAATACATTTAAGATTGATGACGGGGAGATCCATTTCCGCAATCCCTACAGCGATCCCAAGGTGGACGTATACATAAGTAACCTGCAGGTGCTGGCAACAAACCTAACAAACAGCCTGAAAGTAGCTAAAACACTCGCTTCAGACGTGAATGCCTCGGGTAATGTAATGGGAACGGGTAGATTTAAGGTGGGAGTTAAGCTGGACCCGTTTAGAAAGGATCCGACCTTTGACCTCGATATGCAGGTTACTACGGTACCTCTTGTAAAACTTAACGATTTTCTGAAGGCTTATGCAAAATTCGACGTGCATAAGGGCACTTTCAGCATGTACAGCGAAGTGGTTGCAAGGGACGGCAAGTATGAGGGCTACCTTAAGCCGCTTCTTAAGGATGTGGAAGTGGTCAAATGGAAAGAAGACATTAAAAAACCGTTTTTTGAGCTGGTCTGGAAGGTTGTTGTAGGTGCCGTAAAGGACATATTCACCAATCCCCCAAAAGAGCAGGTGGCAACAAGGGTGCCTTTCAGCGGAAGCTTTGAAAAAACTGAGGTGGGAATCTGGACCACAATCTGGGAGCTCATAAAAAACGCCTTCATACAGGCCCTCATGCCCGGCCTCGACAGAACAATTTCCATGAAGGATGTCTCCAGCAAAAAATGA
- the alaS gene encoding alanine--tRNA ligase, producing the protein MTSAEIRQQFLDFFESKGHRIIPSAPVVPFDDPTLLFANAGMNQFKDVFLGLGTREYKRAADTQKCIRVSGKHNDLEEVGHDTYHHTFFEMLGNWSFGDYYKKEAIKWAWELLTEVWKLPKERLWATVYKTDDEARTIWQSETDINPSHILPFAEKDNFWEMGETGPCGPCSEIHINLSDDYENPKYVNAGVPECIEIWNLVFIQYNRNSDGELQDLPARHVDTGMGFERICAVLQKKGSNYDTDVFAPIINKIAEMAGVKYDSEEHRIPMRVIADHVRTLSFAIADGAVPGNDGRGYVLRRILRRAARYGRKLRLNKPFIYELVDVLAQHMSNVFPELKQKQQHIEKIIKAEEESFNTTLDRGIELFEKIAEKVTSSGGKTISGEDLFMLYDTYGFPVDLTNVMAKERNLSIDEDRFNVLMDEQRTRARESTKDKFASVSALINDVESFEIDESEKPEFVGYESLYVDAKIIGHRKEGNSELVILDRTPFYVESGGQISDVGWLEFPDKNRRLEVDNVSKVYNMIVHALDASEIDFPIEKGMRVRAVVDQDRRWDIMRNHSATHLLHAALRKVLGEHVRQAGSYVGPDRLRFDFAHYSKLTEEEIKQIETIVNEQIRKNIRHLPHRAIPFEEAKKMGALMFFGDKYGDRVNVVEFEGASMEFCGGTHVTNTAEIGMFKIVSEASVASGIRRIEAVTGKGVEEYIRQQEENIKKEEEKISLLIEEKKKLEKELAEISFKAKLGKLASVLNSPLEVDGIRLFKGRVEASNMDELKGFGDELREKMKDAVGVLISEMDGKVGIVCVVSDSLIKEKKLAAGKIVGELAKLVGGGGGGRPHLATAGGKDITKIDEALKQTNEIIKKML; encoded by the coding sequence ATGACCTCAGCAGAAATCAGACAACAGTTTTTGGACTTTTTTGAAAGCAAAGGGCACCGCATCATTCCCAGCGCTCCCGTTGTACCCTTTGACGACCCGACACTGCTTTTTGCAAATGCCGGAATGAACCAGTTCAAGGACGTATTCCTGGGCCTGGGCACCAGGGAATACAAACGCGCCGCCGATACACAGAAGTGCATCAGGGTCAGCGGAAAACATAACGACCTCGAGGAAGTAGGCCACGATACATACCACCATACATTTTTTGAGATGCTGGGTAACTGGTCCTTCGGCGACTATTATAAAAAAGAAGCCATCAAATGGGCGTGGGAACTCTTAACCGAAGTCTGGAAGCTCCCGAAGGAAAGGCTCTGGGCAACTGTATACAAGACCGACGACGAGGCCCGCACGATCTGGCAGTCTGAGACCGACATTAACCCCAGCCACATACTGCCATTTGCAGAAAAGGACAATTTCTGGGAAATGGGGGAGACAGGCCCTTGCGGCCCCTGCTCTGAAATTCATATAAACTTAAGCGACGACTACGAAAACCCGAAGTACGTCAACGCCGGTGTGCCGGAGTGCATTGAGATCTGGAACCTTGTCTTCATTCAGTATAACAGGAACAGCGATGGCGAGCTTCAGGACCTTCCGGCCAGGCACGTCGATACAGGAATGGGCTTTGAAAGGATCTGTGCCGTTCTGCAGAAAAAAGGCTCCAACTACGACACCGACGTCTTCGCGCCTATTATAAATAAAATTGCTGAAATGGCGGGAGTAAAATACGACTCTGAGGAGCACAGGATCCCGATGAGGGTAATTGCCGACCACGTAAGAACGCTTTCTTTCGCAATTGCCGACGGCGCCGTGCCGGGTAACGACGGGCGCGGATACGTCTTAAGAAGAATTTTAAGAAGAGCCGCGCGCTACGGACGGAAGCTCAGACTTAATAAGCCCTTTATCTATGAGCTTGTTGACGTATTGGCTCAGCACATGTCAAACGTTTTCCCCGAGCTTAAACAGAAGCAGCAGCACATTGAAAAGATCATTAAGGCTGAGGAAGAAAGCTTCAACACAACGCTCGACAGGGGAATTGAGCTCTTTGAAAAAATTGCCGAGAAGGTTACGTCCTCAGGCGGAAAAACAATTTCGGGCGAAGACCTCTTCATGCTTTACGACACATACGGTTTCCCGGTGGATCTTACAAACGTAATGGCAAAGGAAAGAAATCTTTCCATTGATGAAGACCGCTTTAATGTTTTAATGGATGAGCAGCGCACGCGCGCAAGGGAATCCACAAAGGATAAGTTTGCTTCCGTAAGCGCTCTTATTAACGACGTTGAATCCTTCGAAATAGATGAAAGCGAAAAGCCGGAGTTCGTGGGATACGAAAGCCTTTACGTGGATGCCAAGATTATAGGTCACAGAAAAGAAGGCAACAGCGAACTTGTAATACTTGACCGCACACCATTTTACGTGGAGTCGGGCGGACAGATAAGCGACGTGGGCTGGCTGGAGTTTCCGGATAAAAACCGCAGACTGGAAGTGGACAACGTTTCAAAGGTTTATAACATGATCGTCCACGCGCTTGATGCCAGTGAAATTGATTTCCCTATTGAAAAGGGAATGCGCGTAAGAGCCGTTGTGGATCAGGACAGAAGGTGGGACATAATGAGAAACCATTCGGCTACACACCTTCTTCATGCGGCACTCCGCAAGGTCTTAGGTGAGCACGTTCGCCAGGCAGGTTCATACGTAGGACCCGACCGTTTAAGATTTGACTTTGCGCATTACTCAAAGCTTACTGAAGAAGAGATTAAGCAGATCGAGACGATTGTAAACGAGCAGATAAGAAAGAACATCCGTCACCTTCCGCACAGGGCAATCCCATTTGAGGAAGCAAAGAAGATGGGAGCCTTAATGTTCTTCGGCGACAAGTACGGCGACCGCGTGAACGTTGTGGAATTTGAAGGCGCGAGCATGGAATTCTGCGGCGGCACTCATGTAACAAATACGGCTGAGATCGGAATGTTCAAGATCGTAAGCGAAGCCTCGGTTGCAAGCGGCATAAGAAGAATTGAAGCCGTTACGGGTAAAGGCGTTGAAGAATATATTCGTCAACAGGAAGAGAACATTAAAAAAGAAGAAGAGAAGATCTCGCTTCTAATAGAAGAAAAGAAGAAGCTTGAAAAAGAGCTCGCTGAAATCAGTTTTAAGGCAAAGCTTGGTAAACTGGCCAGCGTACTTAATTCACCCTTGGAAGTTGACGGCATAAGGCTCTTCAAGGGAAGAGTTGAGGCTTCCAACATGGATGAGTTAAAAGGCTTTGGAGACGAGCTGCGTGAAAAAATGAAAGATGCCGTTGGAGTATTGATTAGTGAGATGGACGGCAAAGTAGGCATCGTTTGTGTAGTTTCAGACAGCCTTATTAAGGAGAAGAAACTTGCAGCAGGCAAGATTGTAGGTGAGCTTGCAAAGCTCGTTGGCGGAGGCGGAGGCGGCCGTCCTCACCTGGCAACCGCAGGCGGCAAGGATATAACCAAAATTGACGAAGCCCTGAAGCAGACGAACGAAATAATAAAAAAGATGCTCTAG